One segment of Haloplanus natans DSM 17983 DNA contains the following:
- a CDS encoding NAD-dependent epimerase/dehydratase family protein, with product MTAKSVLVTGASGMIGTALIERLHGDGYDVTGVDIEPNRWSDVVSDLTVRADLLDDAVGDALPTDIDILVHLAANARVHRLVKNPRRARDNFEMTFNVLEYARQSGVSRVIFGSSREVYGNKGKIVYSEEDTYVDECESPYTASKVGGEAMLKAYEQCYDLEASILRFSNVYGRFDVSDRVLPLFIAQAHDGQDLTVYGDDKVLDFTYLDDCVEGIVRVIEKFHKAKGTTFNIASGEGTSLIELAEEIARRVDTDVDIHVEPNRTGEVGRYVADISKANKVLNYDPVYSFDEGLDAAVDWYTGNPRFFDEIR from the coding sequence ATGACAGCCAAGTCAGTCCTCGTCACCGGTGCCAGCGGGATGATCGGAACGGCGCTGATCGAGCGGCTACACGGCGACGGCTACGACGTCACCGGCGTCGACATCGAACCGAACCGGTGGAGCGATGTCGTCTCGGATCTCACGGTTCGTGCCGACCTCCTCGACGACGCCGTTGGCGACGCTCTCCCGACGGATATCGACATTCTCGTCCACCTCGCGGCTAACGCGCGCGTCCATCGACTCGTGAAGAATCCCCGGCGGGCACGCGACAACTTCGAGATGACATTCAACGTCCTCGAGTACGCCCGGCAGTCCGGCGTCTCACGAGTGATCTTCGGTAGCAGTCGCGAGGTGTACGGAAACAAAGGGAAGATCGTCTACAGCGAGGAGGACACGTACGTCGACGAGTGTGAGAGCCCCTACACTGCAAGCAAGGTCGGCGGGGAGGCGATGCTGAAGGCGTACGAACAGTGTTACGATCTGGAGGCGTCTATCCTGCGGTTCTCGAACGTCTACGGCCGGTTCGACGTTTCGGACCGCGTGCTCCCGCTGTTCATCGCGCAGGCACACGACGGGCAGGATCTGACCGTCTACGGCGACGACAAGGTGCTCGATTTCACGTATCTCGACGACTGCGTCGAGGGAATCGTCCGCGTCATCGAGAAGTTCCACAAGGCGAAGGGGACGACGTTCAACATCGCCTCCGGCGAGGGAACCTCACTGATCGAACTCGCCGAGGAGATCGCCCGCCGAGTCGACACCGATGTCGACATCCACGTCGAACCGAACCGAACGGGCGAGGTCGGTCGCTACGTGGCCGATATCTCGAAGGCCAATAAGGTACTGAACTACGACCCCGTGTACTCCTTCGACGAGGGACTCGACGCGGCCGTCGACTGGTACACCGGGAATCCGCGTTTCTTCGACGAGATTCGCTGA
- the aglF gene encoding UTP--glucose-1-phosphate uridylyltransferase AglF: MQAVVLAAGEGTRLRPLTEDKPKGMVEVAGKPILTHCFEQLVDLGAEELVVVVGYRKQDIISHYGDEYEGVPITYTHQREQKGLAHALLTVEEHVDDDFMLMLGDNVFRANLGDVVNRQREDRADAAFLVEEVPWEEASRYGVCVTNDYGEITEVVEKPDDPPSNLVMTGFYTFTPAIFHACELVQPSNRGEYEISEAIDLLIRSGRTIDAIGIEGWRIDIGYPEDREEAERRIEDERDG; this comes from the coding sequence ATGCAGGCAGTCGTACTCGCCGCCGGCGAGGGGACCCGCCTCCGCCCGCTCACCGAGGACAAACCGAAAGGGATGGTCGAAGTCGCCGGGAAACCCATTCTCACGCACTGCTTCGAACAGCTCGTCGACCTCGGCGCCGAGGAACTCGTCGTCGTCGTCGGCTACCGCAAACAGGACATCATCAGCCACTACGGCGACGAGTACGAGGGCGTTCCGATCACCTACACCCACCAGCGCGAGCAGAAGGGGTTGGCCCACGCCCTCCTCACCGTCGAGGAACACGTCGACGACGACTTCATGCTGATGCTCGGGGACAACGTCTTCCGCGCGAACCTCGGCGACGTGGTGAACCGCCAGCGCGAGGACCGCGCCGACGCGGCCTTCCTCGTCGAGGAGGTGCCGTGGGAGGAGGCCTCCCGCTACGGCGTCTGCGTCACCAACGACTACGGCGAGATCACGGAGGTGGTCGAGAAGCCGGACGACCCACCTTCGAACCTCGTGATGACCGGCTTCTACACGTTCACGCCCGCTATCTTCCACGCCTGCGAACTCGTCCAACCCTCCAACCGCGGCGAGTACGAGATCAGCGAGGCCATCGACCTGCTCATCCGGTCGGGGCGGACCATCGACGCCATCGGCATCGAGGGCTGGCGGATCGACATTGGCTACCCCGAGGACCGCGAGGAGGCCGAGCGGCGGATCGAAGACGAACGTGACGGGTAG
- a CDS encoding antitoxin VapB family protein yields MGSKNISIPEDVYEKLREERRGDESFGETIDRLLGRRPLSEFWGDWSGDTTARARNAIEAGRERNADRLDRLYD; encoded by the coding sequence ATGGGCAGCAAGAACATCTCGATCCCGGAGGACGTCTACGAGAAGCTCCGCGAGGAGCGACGGGGCGACGAGAGCTTCGGGGAGACCATCGACCGCCTGCTCGGTCGCCGCCCGCTGTCCGAGTTCTGGGGGGATTGGAGCGGGGACACGACGGCGCGTGCGCGAAACGCCATCGAGGCGGGACGCGAGCGGAACGCCGACCGACTCGACCGGCTGTACGACTGA
- a CDS encoding PIN domain-containing protein, protein MACLDTSFLIDVLDGNEAARETMADLDERDERHAVAPVTAAELWIGANLGSAREFRRTEELVESLLWLEFDRNCARRTGRLQAELMEAGAPLGFNDCVIAATALEYGRELVTGDADFEAVPDLRVSTY, encoded by the coding sequence ATGGCCTGTCTCGACACCTCCTTTCTGATCGACGTACTGGACGGCAACGAGGCGGCCCGCGAGACGATGGCCGACCTCGACGAGCGTGACGAGCGCCACGCGGTTGCGCCGGTCACCGCGGCGGAACTGTGGATCGGCGCGAACCTCGGATCGGCTCGGGAGTTTCGACGAACCGAGGAACTCGTGGAGTCGTTGCTCTGGCTCGAATTCGACCGCAACTGTGCCCGGCGCACCGGGCGGTTACAGGCGGAACTGATGGAGGCGGGCGCTCCACTCGGGTTCAACGACTGTGTGATCGCCGCGACGGCCCTCGAGTACGGACGGGAACTCGTCACCGGCGACGCCGACTTCGAGGCTGTCCCCGACCTTCGGGTGTCGACGTACTGA
- the aglG gene encoding glucosyl-dolichyl phosphate glucuronosyltransferase, translating to MQVSVVVCTYAMDRYDAFTEAVESALAQTYDPLEVVLVVDGNDEVYERVQEDFGGLEPVVCHDNEENRGISYSRTKGAELASGEVVAMIDDDAVAHDDWIENLVAVYEETDAVAVAGDVRPDWQTERPKFFPEEFYWLVGCVEPGFADDGEEIRNGYGSNISFRRDVFLEAGGYDTHTGRRGDKHIQAHEAPVCIRIRELTGKGVIYTDDAVVDHKLFDYRGEFTWLVFRSFWQGYSKRVMELLYPDEDGEETDYLRYLLLDRVPRRVKGCVTKPSVAAVLQVLTILVFTGAVGLGYLYALATPGLLEKVETVEG from the coding sequence ATGCAGGTGTCGGTCGTCGTCTGTACGTACGCGATGGATCGGTACGACGCGTTCACCGAAGCCGTCGAGAGCGCGCTCGCACAGACGTACGACCCCCTAGAGGTCGTCCTCGTCGTCGACGGCAACGACGAGGTCTACGAACGGGTCCAGGAAGACTTCGGTGGACTCGAACCCGTCGTCTGCCACGACAACGAGGAGAACCGCGGCATCTCCTACTCGCGGACGAAAGGCGCCGAACTCGCCAGCGGCGAGGTGGTGGCGATGATCGACGACGACGCCGTCGCGCACGACGATTGGATCGAGAACCTCGTCGCAGTGTACGAGGAAACCGACGCCGTCGCCGTCGCCGGCGACGTGCGCCCCGACTGGCAGACGGAGCGACCGAAGTTCTTCCCCGAGGAGTTCTACTGGCTCGTCGGCTGCGTCGAACCCGGCTTCGCGGACGACGGCGAGGAAATCCGCAACGGCTACGGGTCGAACATCTCCTTCCGGCGCGACGTGTTTCTGGAGGCCGGCGGCTACGACACCCACACCGGCCGCCGCGGCGACAAACACATCCAGGCCCACGAGGCCCCCGTCTGCATTCGGATTCGGGAGCTGACGGGGAAGGGCGTGATCTACACCGACGACGCGGTGGTGGATCACAAGCTGTTCGATTATCGGGGGGAGTTCACCTGGCTCGTCTTTCGATCCTTTTGGCAGGGCTACTCGAAGCGGGTAATGGAGTTGCTGTATCCCGACGAGGACGGCGAGGAGACCGACTACCTCCGCTACCTGCTTCTGGATCGGGTGCCACGGCGGGTGAAAGGCTGTGTGACGAAGCCGTCCGTAGCGGCGGTGTTGCAGGTACTGACCATCCTCGTGTTCACCGGGGCGGTTGGGCTGGGGTATCTGTACGCGCTGGCGACGCCTGGGTTGCTGGAGAAGGTGGAGACGGTCGAGGGGTAG
- a CDS encoding RNA-guided endonuclease InsQ/TnpB family protein, which yields MAIKVTRTYVGSIQNHQQVCGGLDSLGDSASKIWNVARWTADRIWDATGEIPDAGTLKSYMKNQPCWKDLNAQSSQKVIEELSGAFQTWFDLRHKSDEANPPGYRKHGDTRPRSTVTFKEDGFKHDPENNRVRLSKGKNLKNGRSDFLLCEYQTRPDVTLSEVNSVQNVRAVWTGGKWELHFVCKVELETADSAGDGVAGIDLGITNIATVAFPDEYVLYPGNSLKEDKHYFTRTEYDTEGKNGPSEQSMWARQKLADRETHFYHALTDAIITECVERGVGTLAVSWPEDVRESDWGKTGNKKLHSWAFNRLYQYLEYKGEERGVKVLKENEWDTSKTCSKCGDDTKSNRVERGLYVCSSCGLVGNADCNGAENMRQKITPSPHGENRSNGCVAQPSTYLFDRESGMFHTREQVVS from the coding sequence ATGGCGATTAAGGTCACGCGCACCTACGTTGGTTCCATCCAGAACCACCAGCAGGTCTGCGGTGGCCTTGATTCGCTCGGAGACTCCGCCTCAAAGATCTGGAACGTCGCACGATGGACAGCTGACCGTATCTGGGACGCAACTGGCGAAATTCCAGATGCAGGAACGCTGAAATCGTACATGAAGAACCAGCCGTGCTGGAAAGACTTGAACGCACAGTCAAGTCAGAAAGTCATTGAAGAACTTTCTGGCGCTTTCCAGACGTGGTTCGATCTGCGACACAAGTCTGATGAGGCGAATCCGCCCGGCTACCGCAAACACGGTGACACCCGACCACGTTCCACGGTCACGTTCAAAGAAGATGGGTTCAAGCACGACCCCGAAAACAATCGTGTCCGACTTTCGAAGGGCAAGAACCTGAAAAACGGTCGTTCAGACTTTCTCTTGTGTGAGTACCAGACTCGCCCGGATGTTACACTCTCAGAAGTCAACAGTGTACAGAACGTTCGGGCAGTCTGGACTGGTGGGAAATGGGAACTCCACTTCGTCTGTAAAGTCGAACTCGAAACAGCAGATTCGGCTGGTGACGGCGTCGCAGGAATCGACCTCGGCATCACAAATATCGCCACGGTCGCGTTCCCCGACGAATACGTGCTGTACCCCGGTAACTCGCTCAAAGAAGACAAACACTACTTCACACGTACTGAGTACGACACCGAAGGAAAGAATGGGCCGTCAGAGCAGTCGATGTGGGCACGTCAAAAACTCGCAGATCGTGAAACTCACTTCTACCACGCTCTGACAGACGCCATCATCACAGAATGTGTCGAACGCGGGGTTGGCACGCTCGCCGTGAGCTGGCCTGAAGACGTGCGTGAGTCAGATTGGGGTAAGACTGGTAACAAGAAGCTGCACTCGTGGGCGTTCAACCGTCTCTACCAGTACCTCGAATACAAAGGCGAAGAACGTGGCGTCAAGGTACTGAAGGAAAACGAGTGGGATACGTCGAAAACCTGCTCGAAGTGTGGTGACGACACGAAGTCGAACCGTGTCGAGCGGGGCTTGTACGTCTGTTCGTCGTGTGGGTTAGTCGGGAACGCGGATTGTAACGGCGCGGAGAATATGCGTCAGAAGATAACTCCGAGTCCTCACGGTGAGAATAGGAGTAACGGCTGCGTGGCACAGCCATCGACATACTTGTTCGACCGCGAGAGCGGGATGTTTCATACGAGAGAACAGGTTGTGTCGTAG